The proteins below are encoded in one region of Silene latifolia isolate original U9 population chromosome 2, ASM4854445v1, whole genome shotgun sequence:
- the LOC141644425 gene encoding uncharacterized protein LOC141644425: MATVSKLSNPMAASWCSSSTSSSSSGRRSSSLMVGLMMNSSKSTRISTSYRFSSLPTNRHSNTPFLVKCCESSGNGSATKRTTLHDLYEKEGQSPWYDNLCRPVTDLIPLITTGVRGVTSNPAIFQKAISSSDAYNDQFRDLIKSGVDIETAYWELVIKDIQDASKLFEPIYDQTNAGDGYVSVEVSPTLADDTQGTVEAAKWLHKVVNRPNVYIKIPATAPCIPSIQQTIANGISVNVTLIFSLTRYEAVIDAYLDGLEASGLSDLSRVTSVASFFVSRVDSLVDKMLEKVGSPEALDLRGKAAVAQATLAYQLYQKKFSGSRWEALVKKGAKKQRLLWASTSVKNPAYPDTLYVDPLIGNETVSTMPDQALQAFIDHGTVSRTIDRNVSEAQGIYSALEKLGIDWNQVGSQLEEEGVDSFKKSFNSLLATLQEKADAMDLVSR, encoded by the exons ATGGCGACAGTATCGAAGCTGTCAAACCCGATGGCGGCGTCCTGGtgctcatcatcaacatcatcatcatcatcagggcGGAGATCTTCGTCTTTGATGGTGGGTTTGATGATGAACTCCTCAAAGTCCACCAGGATCTCCACTTCATACCGTTTCTCATCTTTACCTACCAACCGCCATTCCAACACACCTTTTCT CGTCAAGTGTTGTGAATCGAGTGGAAATGGTAGCGCTACAAAGCGTACGACTCTGCATGATCTGTATGAAAAGGAAGGTCAGAGTCCCTGGTACGACAATCTCTGCCGCCCCGTTACAGATCTCATCCCTTTGATTACTACTGGTGTTAGAGGTGTCACCAGCAACCCTGCG ATCTTTCAGAAAGCTATTTCGTCTTCAGATGCCTATAATGATCAGTTTAG AGACCTTATCAAATCCGGAGTAGACATTGAAACTGCCTACTGGGAGCTGGTTATCAAGGACATTCAAGATGCATCCAAACTCTTTGAGCCAATTTATGATCAAACAAATGCAGGTGATGGTTACGTTTCTGTTGAAGTTTCACCAACACTTGCAGATGACACACAAGGCACTGTCGAGGCTGCTAAATGGCTTCATAAAGTCGTTAACCGTCCCAATGTCTACATCAAAATTCCAGCTACTGCTCCCTGTATCCCATCAATTCAACAAACTATTGCCAACGGGATAAGTGTCAATGTCACC CTTATTTTTTCTCTTACAAGATATGAGGCTGTGATAGATGCGTACTTGGATGGGTTAGAGGCTTCTGGTCTCAGTGACCTCTCCAGAGTAACTAGTGTTGCTTCCTTCTTTGTCAGTAGGGTTGATTCCCTGGTTGATAAGATGCTCGAAAAAGTTGGAAGCCCAGAAGCTTTGGACCTACGTGGGAAG GCGGCTGTTGCTCAAGCAACTTTGGCGTATCAGTTGTATCAAAAAAAGTTCTCTGGTTCAAGATGGGAGGCGTTGGTAAAAAAAGGTGCCAAGAAGCAGAGGCTGTTGTGGGCTTCTACCAGTGTTAAGAATCCTGCATACCCGGACACACTATATGTGGATCCTTTGATTGGAAACGAAACT GTTTCGACAATGCCTGATCAGGCTCTCCAAGCATTTATTGACCATGGAACGGTTTCAAGGACAATTGATAGAAACGTGTCTGAGGCTCAAGGCATTTATAGTGCCCTAGAGAAGTTAGGAATTGATTGGAACCAGGTGGGTTCTCAGTTGGAAGAGGAAGGAGTTGACTCTttcaagaagagcttcaacagtttgCTTGCTACACTGCAAGAAAAAGCGGATGCCATGGATCTAGTTAGCCGATAA
- the LOC141644424 gene encoding uncharacterized protein LOC141644424 isoform X2 — MGTQIMGMASAGVGATITRAGIIRIPEKRGVMFGGLKRRRNTAEICGRRRGIGDTHTSEWICKAIEPTTETPTTYQGFYGPWTIDPSDIREGLVQFVVDNPTAIWFTGPIFASLTGLVIKEGLCYGKLEAAVLAFIIPTCLLGHLTGTMDNELKTFLLGVWVSFFAVFSGRKFTQPFKDDIGDKSVFMFNALPEEEKAVLEKSRKQKL; from the exons ATGGGAACACAAATAATGGGTATGGCATCGGCGGGAGTGGGAGCCACGATTACAAGAGCAGGTATAATAAGAATTCCTGAAAAAAGGGGTGTTATGTTTGGCGGACTGAAACGGCGACGTAATACGGCAGAAATTTGTGGAAGGAGAAGGGGAATTGGTGATACTCATACTAGTGAATGGATCTGTAAAGCTATTGAACCAACAACTGAGACTCCAACCACTTATCAAGGCTTCTACGGTCCTTGGACGATCGACCCTTCCGATATTCGTGAG GGGTTGGTGCAATTTGTTGTTGACAATCCTACCGCCATTTGGTTCACTGGCCCTATCTTTGCTTCTCTCACTGGCCTGGTTATCAAAGAAG GCCTCTGCTATGGAAAATTGGAGGCCGCAGTCCTTGCTTTCATAATACCAACCTGTCTTCTTGGTCACCTG ACAGGGACAATGGATAACGAGTTGAAGACGTTCCTCCTGGGTGTATGGGTATCCTTCTTTGCTGTCTTTTCTGGAAGGAAGTTTACTCAGCCTTTTAAG GATGACATTGGCGACAAGTCTGTGTTTATGTTTAATGCACTTCCAGAAGAGGAGAAGGCTGTGCTTGAGAAGTCCAGGAAGCAAAAGTTATAG
- the LOC141644424 gene encoding uncharacterized protein LOC141644424 isoform X1 gives MGTQIMGMASAGVGATITRAGIIRIPEKRGVMFGGLKRRRNTAEICGRRRGIGDTHTSEWICKAIEPTTETPTTYQGFYGPWTIDPSDIREVVLYRTGLVAAAASFVVATSTAFLPDSFWLRDLLERNLDFLYLLGAAGLGLSLYLIHIYVTQIKRTLQALWLLGVFGSFTTYFALARPAGQGLVQFVVDNPTAIWFTGPIFASLTGLVIKEGLCYGKLEAAVLAFIIPTCLLGHLTGTMDNELKTFLLGVWVSFFAVFSGRKFTQPFKDDIGDKSVFMFNALPEEEKAVLEKSRKQKL, from the exons ATGGGAACACAAATAATGGGTATGGCATCGGCGGGAGTGGGAGCCACGATTACAAGAGCAGGTATAATAAGAATTCCTGAAAAAAGGGGTGTTATGTTTGGCGGACTGAAACGGCGACGTAATACGGCAGAAATTTGTGGAAGGAGAAGGGGAATTGGTGATACTCATACTAGTGAATGGATCTGTAAAGCTATTGAACCAACAACTGAGACTCCAACCACTTATCAAGGCTTCTACGGTCCTTGGACGATCGACCCTTCCGATATTCGTGAG GTGGTTTTATATAGAACCGGACTAGTTGCAGCAGCTGCCTCTTTCGTTGTGGCTACTTCAACCGCTTTTTTACCTGATAGCTTTTGGTTAAGAGACCTCCTTGAACGCAATCTTGATTTCCTCTATTTGTTGGGTGCTGCTGGCCTCGGCCTTTCACTTTATTTAATTCACATATATGTCACTCAAATCAAACGCACCTTACAAGCACTCTGGCTCTTGGGTGTTTTTGGTTCTTTCACCACATATTTTGCCCTTGCTCGTCCTGCTGGTCAGGGGTTGGTGCAATTTGTTGTTGACAATCCTACCGCCATTTGGTTCACTGGCCCTATCTTTGCTTCTCTCACTGGCCTGGTTATCAAAGAAG GCCTCTGCTATGGAAAATTGGAGGCCGCAGTCCTTGCTTTCATAATACCAACCTGTCTTCTTGGTCACCTG ACAGGGACAATGGATAACGAGTTGAAGACGTTCCTCCTGGGTGTATGGGTATCCTTCTTTGCTGTCTTTTCTGGAAGGAAGTTTACTCAGCCTTTTAAG GATGACATTGGCGACAAGTCTGTGTTTATGTTTAATGCACTTCCAGAAGAGGAGAAGGCTGTGCTTGAGAAGTCCAGGAAGCAAAAGTTATAG